In one Niveibacterium umoris genomic region, the following are encoded:
- the rplQ gene encoding 50S ribosomal protein L17: protein MRHRNGLRKLNRTSAHRQALLRNLSNALLRYEVIKTTLPKAKELRRVVEPIITLGKKPSLANRRLAFDRLRDREMVVKVFDDLGPRFASRNGGYLRILKCGFRVGDNAPLALVELVDRPETADAAAPVEA from the coding sequence ATGCGTCACCGTAATGGTCTTCGCAAGCTGAATCGCACCAGCGCTCACCGCCAGGCGCTCCTGCGCAACCTTTCGAACGCGCTGCTGCGTTACGAGGTGATCAAGACGACACTGCCGAAGGCGAAAGAACTTCGCCGTGTTGTCGAGCCGATTATTACCTTGGGCAAGAAGCCCAGCTTGGCGAATCGCCGCCTCGCGTTCGATCGCCTGCGCGACCGCGAGATGGTCGTCAAGGTCTTCGACGACCTGGGCCCGCGTTTCGCAAGCCGTAACGGTGGTTACCTGCGTATCCTGAAGTGCGGTTTCCGTGTTGGCGACAATGCGCCGTTGGCGCTGGTTGAACTGGTCGACCGCCCGGAAACGGCTGACGCTGCGGCG